A DNA window from Actinomadura coerulea contains the following coding sequences:
- a CDS encoding DUF6069 family protein yields the protein MTTTSTLSAAPGLRLHACAWGGAVLVAALLWTAARTMHGEVRVDPGEGRPTQVLGLPLIVGVTLAVSVLASGARAVLGRVTDRAPAVWTGLAVTVLLVSFVPVLNVEASGGARATLALMHLGVAAVLVPLLGRRSQAALPAERPGT from the coding sequence ATGACCACCACCTCCACCCTCTCGGCCGCGCCAGGACTTCGCCTCCACGCATGCGCGTGGGGCGGCGCCGTCCTGGTCGCGGCGCTGCTCTGGACTGCCGCCCGCACCATGCATGGAGAAGTTCGCGTCGATCCCGGTGAGGGGCGTCCGACCCAGGTCCTCGGCCTGCCCCTCATCGTCGGCGTCACGCTTGCCGTCTCCGTGCTCGCCTCAGGGGCGCGGGCAGTGCTGGGGCGGGTCACCGATCGGGCCCCGGCGGTCTGGACCGGCTTGGCAGTCACCGTGTTGCTGGTGTCGTTCGTGCCCGTGCTGAACGTGGAGGCATCCGGCGGTGCCCGGGCCACGCTGGCGCTGATGCACCTGGGCGTCGCGGCCGTACTCGTTCCGCTCCTGGGCCGTCGAAGCCAGGCGGCGCTTCCCGCCGAGCGACCGGGAACGTAG
- a CDS encoding YnfA family protein — protein sequence MTVARSLVLFALAAVAEIGGAWMIWQGVREHRGGWWIGAGLVALGLYGFVATFQPDAHFGRVLAAYGGVFVAGSLAWGVAVDGFRPDRWDVAGAAVCVLGVLIIMYAPRA from the coding sequence ATGACGGTCGCGCGCTCCCTGGTCCTGTTCGCCCTCGCCGCGGTCGCGGAGATCGGCGGCGCCTGGATGATCTGGCAGGGCGTCCGCGAGCACCGGGGCGGCTGGTGGATCGGCGCGGGCCTGGTCGCCCTCGGCCTGTACGGCTTCGTCGCGACCTTCCAGCCCGACGCCCACTTCGGCCGCGTCCTGGCCGCCTACGGGGGCGTGTTCGTCGCCGGGTCCCTGGCCTGGGGCGTGGCCGTGGACGGGTTCCGCCCCGACCGCTGGGACGTCGCCGGGGCTGCCGTCTGCGTCCTCGGCGTCCTGATCATCATGTACGCCCCGCGCGCCTGA
- a CDS encoding NADP-dependent oxidoreductase — MTPEPRSDRRAASPSATMTAARVHAFGGPDVIRHERVPRPAPGPGEVLVRVAAAGFNPSDVGFRAGMMRDIVRLDLPFILGSEAAGTVVEAGDGAERFAIGDRVVGRLDEGGAAAEYLTASAARLVRAPSRLPLAHAAAIPVAGLTAWQGLFDHARIGPGTRILVNGAGGGVGMFAVQLARRAGARVIATAGPRSADRVRGYGAEQTIDYTRVTPQQALDRPVDLVFNLVPIPPEAAEALCRAVRPGGSLVSITVPVKPPPGSGVTGTHFVARNDPAQLAELITLIDGGEVRVDVAAARPLAELPAVHRDAEAGRTSGKTILIP; from the coding sequence ATGACACCAGAACCCCGATCGGATCGCCGCGCCGCGAGCCCGAGCGCGACGATGACGGCGGCGCGCGTCCACGCCTTCGGCGGGCCCGACGTGATCCGTCATGAGCGGGTCCCCCGCCCGGCCCCGGGACCGGGCGAGGTGCTGGTGCGTGTCGCGGCCGCCGGGTTCAACCCCTCGGACGTCGGCTTCCGGGCCGGCATGATGCGGGACATCGTCCGGCTGGACCTGCCGTTCATCCTCGGCTCCGAGGCCGCGGGGACGGTCGTCGAGGCAGGGGACGGCGCCGAGCGCTTCGCGATCGGCGACCGCGTCGTCGGCCGCCTCGACGAGGGCGGCGCGGCGGCCGAATACCTGACCGCTTCCGCCGCCCGGCTGGTCCGCGCGCCTTCGAGGCTCCCGCTCGCCCACGCCGCGGCGATCCCGGTCGCCGGCCTGACCGCCTGGCAGGGGTTGTTCGACCACGCCCGCATCGGGCCGGGCACGCGGATCCTCGTCAACGGCGCGGGCGGCGGCGTGGGCATGTTCGCCGTCCAGCTGGCCCGGCGCGCGGGCGCCCGCGTCATCGCCACCGCCGGGCCGCGCAGCGCCGACCGGGTCCGCGGCTACGGCGCCGAGCAGACCATCGACTACACGCGGGTCACCCCGCAGCAGGCGCTGGACCGGCCGGTGGATCTGGTGTTCAACCTCGTCCCGATACCGCCCGAGGCCGCGGAAGCACTGTGCCGCGCCGTCCGCCCTGGCGGTTCCCTCGTCTCGATCACCGTCCCGGTGAAGCCCCCGCCCGGATCGGGCGTGACGGGCACGCACTTCGTCGCCCGCAACGACCCCGCCCAACTCGCCGAACTCATCACCCTCATCGACGGCGGCGAGGTGCGCGTGGACGTCGCGGCAGCCCGTCCGCTCGCCGAACTCCCGGCCGTGCACCGGGACGCCGAAGCCGGCCGCACAAGCGGCAAGACCATCCTCATCCCCTGA
- a CDS encoding GNAT family N-acetyltransferase yields the protein MSTEISDNAGQSRYEIRLDGDLAGFAEYERGEGALVFTHTEVDSAFEGKGVGSALARGALDDVRSQGLSVVPLCPFIKKWIDRHPDYHDLVS from the coding sequence ATGAGCACCGAGATCAGCGACAACGCCGGGCAGAGCCGCTACGAGATCAGGCTGGACGGCGACCTCGCCGGGTTCGCCGAGTACGAGCGGGGCGAGGGCGCCCTCGTCTTCACTCACACCGAGGTCGACTCCGCGTTCGAGGGCAAGGGCGTGGGGAGCGCGCTGGCGCGCGGCGCCCTGGACGACGTCCGCTCCCAGGGCCTGTCGGTCGTCCCGTTGTGCCCGTTCATCAAGAAGTGGATCGACAGGCACCCGGACTATCATGATCTGGTGAGCTGA
- a CDS encoding DUF2461 domain-containing protein: MFTGFSDEAFAFYEGLQADNSKPYWTSHKDAYERHVREPLAELCAELESEFGAVKLFRPYRDVRFSKDKSPYKTHQGGHTSEGFYIQVDADGLMVAGGMYAPTPDQLRRYREAVASDTYGTELRAIVDDLRAAGMEIAGDRLKTRPRGTDPDHPRLDLLRHRSLYAHEGWPADPWMSEPDEVLSRVRASWRRLRPLVTWGHEHIGPPDPTR; the protein is encoded by the coding sequence GTGTTCACCGGCTTCAGCGACGAGGCCTTCGCCTTCTACGAGGGCTTGCAGGCCGACAACAGCAAGCCCTACTGGACGTCCCACAAGGACGCCTACGAGCGCCACGTACGCGAACCCTTGGCCGAGCTGTGCGCCGAACTCGAATCCGAGTTCGGCGCGGTCAAGCTCTTCCGCCCGTACCGCGACGTCCGGTTCAGCAAGGACAAGTCGCCGTACAAGACGCACCAGGGCGGCCACACCAGCGAGGGCTTCTACATCCAGGTCGACGCGGACGGGCTCATGGTCGCGGGCGGCATGTACGCCCCGACCCCCGACCAGCTCCGCCGCTACCGCGAAGCCGTCGCCTCCGACACCTACGGCACAGAGCTGCGGGCCATCGTGGACGACCTCCGCGCCGCCGGCATGGAGATCGCAGGCGACCGCCTCAAGACCCGCCCCCGCGGAACCGACCCCGACCACCCCCGGCTGGACCTCCTGCGGCACCGCTCCCTCTACGCCCACGAGGGCTGGCCCGCCGACCCGTGGATGTCCGAACCCGACGAGGTCCTCTCCCGGGTCCGCGCGTCCTGGCGGCGCCTCCGTCCCCTCGTGACCTGGGGACACGAGCACATCGGCCCGCCCGATCCGACCCGCTGA
- a CDS encoding AraC family transcriptional regulator, whose amino-acid sequence MDVLSDVIAVMRTGEPRSALVEWTAPWGQRFRAAPGAAGFQVVLRGSCWFIPEGGDPFPLAAGDVVFLPRESRHGLADAPSTPLAEHVCDPREDVRFERRHAAAPIGRAGAGSPATVTLCGAYELDAARVHPLLDDLPPVLRLPARPGRHPRLRAAVDLLGAELDDPQPGTGALVPALLDTLLLYILRAWFAEQPVGGGATGWAAALADPAISAALEALHDDPARPWTVAGLGAHAGLSRAAFSRRFTALVGRPPLAYLTWWRLTTAMRLLRDSDAPLNVVAEQVGYGSEYAFANAFKREFAVPPGRYRRDSRSPGRPVPADSGLAPRA is encoded by the coding sequence ATGGACGTGCTGAGCGACGTGATAGCCGTGATGCGCACCGGTGAGCCGCGATCGGCGCTGGTCGAATGGACGGCGCCGTGGGGGCAGCGGTTCCGGGCGGCGCCGGGGGCGGCGGGATTCCAAGTCGTCTTGCGCGGTTCCTGCTGGTTCATCCCTGAAGGGGGCGACCCGTTCCCGCTGGCCGCCGGTGACGTGGTGTTCCTTCCGCGTGAGAGCCGGCACGGCCTGGCCGACGCTCCGTCCACGCCCTTGGCCGAGCACGTCTGCGACCCGCGCGAGGACGTCAGGTTCGAGCGCAGGCACGCCGCCGCGCCGATCGGACGGGCGGGCGCCGGCTCCCCGGCCACGGTGACGCTGTGCGGGGCCTACGAACTCGACGCCGCCCGCGTCCACCCGCTGCTCGACGACCTGCCTCCGGTGCTGCGTCTGCCCGCTCGGCCGGGACGCCATCCCCGACTGCGCGCCGCGGTCGATCTGCTCGGCGCGGAACTCGACGACCCCCAGCCGGGCACCGGCGCCCTCGTACCCGCTCTGCTGGACACGCTGCTGCTCTACATCCTGCGGGCGTGGTTCGCCGAGCAGCCGGTGGGCGGCGGGGCCACCGGGTGGGCGGCGGCGCTCGCCGATCCGGCGATCAGTGCCGCCCTGGAGGCGCTCCACGACGATCCCGCGCGTCCGTGGACCGTCGCCGGCCTGGGCGCGCACGCGGGGCTGTCGCGGGCCGCCTTCTCCCGCCGCTTCACGGCGCTCGTGGGGCGGCCGCCGCTGGCCTACCTGACCTGGTGGCGGTTGACGACCGCGATGCGGCTGCTGCGCGACTCCGACGCCCCTCTGAACGTCGTGGCGGAGCAGGTCGGATACGGCTCGGAGTACGCGTTCGCCAACGCGTTCAAACGCGAGTTCGCCGTTCCGCCCGGACGCTACCGGCGCGACAGCCGCTCTCCCGGCAGGCCGGTGCCGGCGGACTCCGGTCTCGCCCCGCGCGCCTGA
- a CDS encoding cellulose binding domain-containing protein → MSGEDSGYVPPDHKTTAEFGVARKSALSGELPLPGAAPEPADGDELVDDLFDGDVTTHDVPQADGLALQDLPGDDPEDDLETTYQDGPGDEPDDDFDATLRDPGSVPFHKPPPADTVDELDVTAFRPPATFTDIPVEQPAKPAPPVPPQAAPAVPPPAQPAAFEHGPNPAPVYAQPPAPYQERVPAPAAFQEPAPFPEPGLFPEQAPPAQAAAPMPAAPMPAEAPWTEQFASEEETANPAENGPPAFAYGMPGAPSPAQNTMPPPHEATVPPIPPVVASPSGGLPGGPPGGRPPSRSRRPMVLILLIAVVVVLVLVGAVVLMLGGGSDTKDKTAGRTSPSPSASGPATGGGTGPASPGASPPGGGAPATPPQSGVPTNQPPGGQQPGGQPAAPPPVTTAPIGPLVQGKGITYQLVQQDSGYFEGKMVITNRTSKPLKAWKLTFKAPGADVKNIWGARLVRGGSTVEIRNLDGVAAIQPGATWDIQFGAAGTASTPKSCALNGRACGF, encoded by the coding sequence TTGAGCGGCGAGGACTCCGGGTACGTTCCCCCGGACCACAAGACGACCGCCGAGTTCGGCGTGGCGAGGAAGTCCGCGCTGTCCGGAGAGCTGCCCCTGCCGGGGGCGGCGCCCGAACCGGCCGACGGCGACGAGCTGGTGGACGACCTCTTCGACGGGGACGTCACGACCCATGACGTCCCCCAGGCCGACGGCCTGGCCCTCCAGGACCTCCCCGGCGACGACCCCGAGGACGACCTGGAGACGACGTACCAGGACGGCCCGGGCGACGAGCCGGACGACGACTTCGACGCGACGCTCCGCGACCCGGGCTCCGTCCCCTTCCATAAGCCGCCGCCCGCGGACACCGTCGACGAGCTCGACGTGACCGCGTTCCGGCCCCCCGCCACCTTCACCGACATCCCCGTGGAGCAGCCCGCCAAGCCCGCTCCGCCCGTCCCGCCCCAGGCCGCTCCGGCCGTCCCGCCGCCGGCGCAGCCGGCCGCCTTCGAGCACGGCCCGAACCCGGCGCCGGTGTACGCCCAGCCTCCCGCCCCGTACCAGGAGCGCGTTCCGGCACCGGCCGCCTTCCAGGAGCCTGCGCCCTTCCCGGAGCCGGGGCTCTTCCCGGAGCAGGCGCCGCCCGCACAGGCGGCCGCCCCGATGCCCGCCGCCCCGATGCCCGCCGAGGCGCCGTGGACGGAGCAGTTCGCCTCCGAGGAGGAGACGGCGAACCCCGCGGAGAACGGCCCCCCGGCGTTCGCCTACGGCATGCCCGGCGCGCCGTCCCCCGCCCAGAACACGATGCCTCCGCCGCACGAGGCGACCGTCCCGCCGATTCCGCCCGTGGTGGCTTCGCCGTCAGGCGGGCTGCCCGGCGGGCCCCCCGGCGGGCGGCCGCCGTCGCGCTCGCGGCGGCCGATGGTCCTCATCCTGCTGATCGCCGTGGTGGTGGTCCTCGTCCTCGTCGGCGCCGTGGTGCTGATGCTCGGCGGCGGCTCCGACACGAAGGACAAGACCGCGGGCCGGACGTCCCCGTCCCCGTCGGCGAGCGGCCCGGCGACGGGGGGCGGCACGGGTCCCGCGTCGCCCGGCGCGTCCCCGCCCGGCGGCGGCGCGCCCGCGACGCCTCCGCAGTCCGGGGTCCCCACGAACCAGCCGCCCGGGGGGCAGCAGCCGGGCGGTCAGCCCGCCGCGCCGCCTCCGGTGACCACCGCCCCGATCGGGCCGCTCGTGCAGGGCAAGGGCATCACCTACCAGCTCGTCCAGCAGGACAGCGGGTACTTCGAGGGCAAGATGGTCATCACCAACCGCACCAGCAAGCCCCTGAAGGCGTGGAAGCTGACGTTCAAGGCCCCCGGCGCCGACGTGAAGAACATCTGGGGCGCCCGGCTCGTGCGCGGCGGCTCCACCGTCGAGATCAGGAACCTGGACGGTGTCGCGGCGATCCAGCCCGGCGCGACGTGGGACATCCAGTTCGGCGCGGCCGGAACGGCGTCCACTCCGAAGTCCTGCGCGCTGAACGGCAGGGCCTGCGGCTTCTGA
- a CDS encoding MerR family transcriptional regulator: MAETPTAAGGGYEGLRSGQVAEAAGVNPQTLRYYERRGLLAEPARTLGGHRLYPAEAVTVLRVIKTAQRLGFTLDEVSGLLDAARHRHGRRDAGLAARARAKLEEVERRIADLEVIRSALRDALDAGCDDLLACAGEPCCPLPFAALAGPGPVPRVSTVPV, from the coding sequence ATGGCCGAGACGCCGACGGCCGCGGGCGGCGGGTACGAGGGGCTGCGGTCCGGCCAGGTCGCGGAGGCCGCCGGGGTCAACCCGCAGACGCTGCGGTACTACGAGCGGCGGGGGCTGCTGGCCGAGCCCGCCCGGACGCTGGGCGGGCACCGGCTCTACCCGGCCGAGGCCGTCACGGTGCTGCGGGTGATCAAGACGGCGCAGCGGCTCGGGTTCACCCTGGACGAGGTCTCCGGCCTGCTGGACGCCGCCCGGCACCGGCACGGCCGCCGTGACGCCGGGCTCGCCGCCCGGGCCCGCGCGAAGCTGGAGGAGGTGGAGCGGCGCATCGCCGACCTGGAGGTCATCCGGTCGGCGCTCCGCGACGCTCTCGACGCCGGCTGCGACGACCTGCTCGCCTGCGCGGGGGAGCCGTGCTGCCCGCTGCCGTTCGCCGCACTCGCCGGCCCCGGGCCGGTTCCGCGCGTGAGTACCGTTCCGGTATGA
- a CDS encoding fumarylacetoacetate hydrolase family protein, protein MRIARFSTDDGMSFGVVEENTVAVIAAHPFGELTFTGQRLPLADVRLLAPILPSKIIAIGKNYADHVREMGGDEPPAEPVLFSKPSTAVIGPGEAIAYPQKLSERVDHEGELAVVIGRMCREVPASRAAQVILGYTCANDVTARDLQAKDGQWTRAKGFDTFCPIGPWIETEVDPADLAISTTVNGEVRQEARTSLLLHDIPALVEYVSQVMTLLPGDVILTGTPAGVGPLEIGDEVTVTVENIGSLTNRVIARD, encoded by the coding sequence ATGCGTATCGCCAGATTCTCCACCGACGACGGCATGTCCTTCGGTGTGGTGGAGGAGAACACCGTCGCCGTCATCGCGGCCCACCCCTTCGGTGAGCTGACCTTCACCGGGCAGCGCCTCCCGCTCGCCGACGTCCGGCTGCTCGCCCCGATCCTGCCCAGCAAGATCATCGCGATCGGGAAGAACTACGCCGACCACGTCCGCGAGATGGGCGGGGACGAGCCGCCCGCCGAGCCGGTGCTGTTCTCCAAGCCGTCCACCGCCGTGATCGGCCCGGGGGAGGCGATCGCCTACCCGCAGAAGCTGTCCGAGCGCGTCGACCACGAGGGCGAGCTCGCCGTCGTCATCGGCCGGATGTGCCGCGAGGTCCCCGCGTCCCGCGCGGCCCAGGTCATCCTCGGCTACACCTGCGCCAACGACGTCACCGCCCGCGACCTCCAGGCGAAGGACGGGCAGTGGACGCGGGCCAAGGGCTTCGACACCTTCTGCCCGATCGGCCCGTGGATCGAGACCGAGGTCGACCCCGCCGACCTCGCGATCTCCACCACCGTCAACGGGGAGGTCCGGCAGGAGGCCCGCACGTCCCTGCTGCTCCACGACATCCCCGCCCTGGTCGAGTACGTCAGCCAGGTCATGACGCTGCTGCCCGGCGACGTCATCCTGACCGGGACCCCCGCCGGCGTCGGCCCCCTGGAGATCGGGGACGAGGTCACCGTCACCGTCGAGAACATCGGCAGCCTCACCAACCGGGTCATCGCCCGCGACTGA
- a CDS encoding erythromycin esterase family protein, whose translation MSQDIREFVPASCELLAFGEPTHREPSFGRIRNELFARLAGHGFRSIAMETDRVAALAVDDFVREGKGSLDAVMSEGFSHGWGDVDANRRLVAWMREYNEGRPPHERLAFHGFDAPMETLSAPSPRAYLEHARDYMGLDLDIAGLAGDDRRWSRPEAVMDPAMSIGATPEAEKLRTIADDMLVALYERAPELIAATSRAEWSRAEIHLTAGLGLLRYHKRATQRLERGARISRLAAARDALMAQNLLAIRSTEERRGPTFVFAHNTHLQRNPSRMRMADMELTWFGTGAVIASLLDERYAFVTGSLGRSETIKLGEPEPDTFEGGMQSRIATWALTPAAAVPSARRRADTTPEQGYFPLDQAVLDTADAVLHISDGAVV comes from the coding sequence ATGAGCCAGGACATTCGCGAATTCGTGCCCGCTTCATGTGAGCTTCTGGCGTTCGGCGAGCCGACGCACCGGGAACCGTCCTTCGGGCGGATCCGCAACGAGCTGTTCGCGCGGCTGGCCGGCCACGGCTTCCGGTCGATCGCCATGGAGACCGACCGGGTCGCCGCCCTCGCCGTCGACGACTTCGTCCGGGAGGGGAAGGGAAGCCTCGACGCCGTGATGAGCGAAGGGTTCTCGCACGGCTGGGGGGACGTGGACGCCAACCGGCGGCTGGTCGCCTGGATGCGGGAGTACAACGAGGGCCGTCCCCCGCACGAGCGGCTCGCCTTCCACGGTTTCGACGCCCCGATGGAGACCCTCAGCGCCCCGAGCCCCCGCGCCTACCTCGAACACGCCCGTGACTACATGGGACTCGACCTCGACATCGCGGGCCTCGCCGGCGACGACCGGCGGTGGAGCCGCCCGGAGGCGGTCATGGACCCGGCCATGTCGATCGGCGCGACGCCCGAGGCCGAGAAGCTGCGGACGATCGCCGACGACATGCTCGTCGCGCTCTACGAGCGGGCCCCGGAACTGATCGCGGCGACGTCGCGCGCGGAGTGGTCCAGGGCGGAGATCCACCTCACCGCCGGTCTCGGCCTGCTGCGGTACCACAAGCGGGCGACCCAGCGCCTGGAGCGGGGCGCGCGCATCTCGCGCCTGGCGGCCGCCCGGGACGCGCTCATGGCCCAGAACCTCCTGGCGATCCGGAGCACCGAGGAGCGGCGGGGCCCGACCTTCGTCTTCGCGCACAACACCCACCTGCAGCGGAATCCGAGCCGCATGCGCATGGCGGACATGGAGCTCACCTGGTTCGGTACCGGCGCCGTCATCGCGTCCCTGCTGGACGAGCGGTACGCCTTCGTCACCGGGAGCCTGGGCCGCAGCGAAACGATCAAGCTGGGGGAGCCGGAGCCGGACACCTTCGAGGGCGGTATGCAGAGCCGGATCGCCACCTGGGCCCTGACGCCGGCCGCCGCGGTCCCGTCCGCCCGCCGGCGCGCCGACACCACCCCCGAACAGGGCTACTTCCCCCTCGACCAGGCGGTTCTCGACACGGCCGACGCGGTCCTGCACATCAGCGACGGGGCGGTCGTCTGA
- a CDS encoding helix-turn-helix transcriptional regulator, translating to MANTSSRTLALLSLLQSHRHWSGADLADRLGVSERTLRRDVDRLRELGYPVRASRGTDGGYQLAPGAVLPPLLLDDEEGVALAVGMGNAAQSGIADVEEAAVRALTKVMQVLPPRLRARVNALRAMTVSATPTGPVVPAEVLTAIAQACRDEERMRFDYTARGGSQTEREVEPHRLVALGGRWYLVAYDLARHDWRSFRLDRLTRPRSTGAGFRQRPLPGGDAAAFVRASAHVPSAHTVVALVHAPAEHVRRMVGQWGGIEPVGLDRCRLTMVSTSLDWPTQALGNVGAEFDVIEPPEFVDHLKNWGTRFLNAAARSAAPTEEKL from the coding sequence ATGGCCAACACCAGTTCCCGCACGCTCGCGCTGCTGTCGCTGCTGCAGTCGCACCGCCACTGGTCCGGCGCCGATCTGGCCGACCGCCTCGGTGTCTCCGAACGCACCCTGCGACGGGATGTCGACCGCCTGCGTGAACTGGGGTACCCGGTGCGGGCGTCCCGGGGGACCGATGGCGGCTATCAGCTGGCGCCCGGGGCCGTCCTGCCGCCGTTGCTGCTGGACGACGAGGAGGGCGTGGCGCTGGCGGTCGGCATGGGCAACGCCGCGCAGAGCGGGATCGCGGACGTGGAAGAGGCGGCGGTGCGCGCGTTGACCAAGGTGATGCAGGTCCTCCCGCCACGCCTTCGGGCGCGGGTGAACGCGCTGCGCGCGATGACCGTCTCCGCGACGCCCACCGGTCCGGTCGTCCCGGCGGAGGTGCTGACCGCGATCGCCCAGGCGTGCCGGGACGAGGAACGGATGCGCTTCGACTACACGGCGCGCGGGGGCTCGCAGACCGAACGGGAGGTGGAACCGCACCGTCTCGTGGCGCTGGGAGGACGCTGGTACCTGGTGGCCTATGACCTGGCCAGGCACGACTGGCGCAGCTTCCGCCTCGACCGGCTGACCCGGCCGCGCAGCACCGGTGCCGGGTTCCGGCAACGCCCCCTGCCCGGCGGGGACGCCGCCGCGTTCGTCCGGGCCTCGGCCCACGTGCCGTCCGCTCACACGGTCGTCGCGTTGGTCCACGCACCCGCCGAACACGTACGCCGGATGGTCGGCCAATGGGGCGGCATCGAACCGGTCGGCCTGGACCGCTGCCGGCTCACGATGGTGTCCACCAGCCTGGACTGGCCCACGCAGGCGCTCGGCAACGTCGGCGCCGAATTCGACGTGATCGAACCGCCCGAATTCGTCGATCACCTGAAAAATTGGGGAACGCGCTTCCTCAACGCCGCCGCCAGGTCGGCGGCCCCGACCGAGGAGAAGCTCTAG
- a CDS encoding TioE family transcriptional regulator, producing the protein MRPSDLAREHGLSAQAVRNYERDGCLPPAERTPTGYRVYTEVHAAALRAFLALVPAFGHAAGGRIMNAVHDGDLDDALLVVDRGHEQVLRDRETLTAVKNAVDHLMAEPGAERPGAPGPRTIGELAHRLDVTPATLRNWEGAGILVPARDPATGYRVFRASDVRDAELAHLLRRGGYPLEHIATVVRQVRTAGGTGPLAEALDDWRRRLTARGLAMLAASGELGRYLDVLDRAGWRRGPGGAGTGAGRGRGRD; encoded by the coding sequence CTGCGGCCGTCGGACCTCGCGCGCGAGCACGGCCTCTCGGCACAGGCCGTGCGCAACTACGAGCGCGACGGCTGCCTCCCGCCCGCCGAGCGCACGCCCACCGGCTACCGGGTCTACACCGAGGTGCACGCGGCCGCCCTGCGCGCCTTCCTCGCCCTCGTCCCGGCGTTCGGGCACGCGGCCGGCGGCCGGATCATGAACGCGGTGCACGACGGCGACCTCGACGACGCCCTGCTGGTCGTCGACCGCGGTCACGAGCAGGTGCTCCGCGACCGCGAGACGCTCACGGCGGTGAAGAACGCGGTGGACCATCTGATGGCGGAGCCCGGCGCCGAGCGCCCCGGCGCCCCCGGGCCGCGGACGATCGGCGAACTCGCCCACCGGCTCGACGTCACCCCCGCGACGCTGCGCAACTGGGAAGGCGCCGGCATCCTCGTCCCCGCCCGGGACCCGGCGACCGGATACCGCGTCTTCCGCGCGAGCGACGTCCGCGACGCGGAACTCGCCCATCTCCTCAGGCGCGGCGGCTATCCGCTGGAGCACATCGCCACGGTGGTCCGGCAGGTCCGGACGGCGGGCGGCACCGGGCCCCTGGCCGAGGCGCTGGACGACTGGCGGCGCAGGCTCACCGCACGAGGCCTCGCCATGCTCGCCGCGTCCGGTGAGCTGGGCCGCTATCTGGACGTTCTCGACCGCGCCGGGTGGCGAAGGGGTCCAGGAGGAGCAGGCACTGGAGCAGGACGGGGCCGAGGGCGAGACTGA
- a CDS encoding MDR family NADP-dependent oxidoreductase, which translates to MMNREVRLTCQIAAAPGPEHFTVAETQIDGEVVVRTDYLGLAATYLELMRPDCGLPIPAWQPGQRVGVMAIGTVLRSASPDLEEGDLVQSMSGWSTHSAGPAVSYVKLDPEAYPDPGHYLAQGPTAYYGIAEVAKVGQGDIVFVSGAAGGVGSLAGQIARDLGARKVIGSAGSQAKADYLVGELGFDAAFDYHHDPLAALKELAPEGITVFFDTVGGALYDAALQVAAPGARFALCGSLSTQLGGAPDRFPEPDRAAAQARQVELLPFSCHHTPEQVSAWHHHFRTSLGQGRFVYPRTVIETGIDGVPGAFLSMLRGDHRGNVSVRLA; encoded by the coding sequence ATGATGAATCGCGAGGTCCGCCTGACCTGCCAGATCGCGGCCGCCCCCGGGCCCGAGCACTTCACCGTCGCCGAGACGCAGATCGACGGGGAGGTCGTCGTGCGCACCGACTACCTGGGCCTTGCCGCCACCTACCTCGAACTCATGCGCCCCGACTGCGGCCTTCCGATCCCGGCCTGGCAGCCGGGCCAGCGGGTCGGTGTCATGGCGATCGGCACCGTGCTGCGCTCGGCCTCCCCCGACCTGGAAGAGGGCGACCTGGTCCAGTCGATGAGCGGCTGGAGCACGCACTCGGCGGGCCCGGCGGTCTCCTACGTCAAGTTGGACCCGGAGGCCTACCCCGACCCCGGTCACTACCTGGCGCAGGGGCCGACCGCCTACTACGGCATCGCCGAAGTGGCGAAGGTCGGCCAAGGCGACATCGTGTTCGTCTCCGGCGCGGCCGGCGGCGTCGGCTCACTGGCCGGGCAGATCGCCCGCGACCTGGGAGCGAGGAAGGTCATCGGCAGCGCGGGCAGCCAGGCCAAGGCGGACTACCTCGTCGGCGAACTCGGCTTCGACGCCGCCTTCGACTACCACCACGACCCGCTCGCGGCGCTCAAGGAACTGGCCCCTGAGGGCATCACCGTCTTCTTCGACACGGTCGGAGGGGCGCTGTACGACGCCGCGCTCCAGGTCGCCGCGCCGGGGGCGCGGTTCGCCCTGTGCGGTTCGCTGTCCACCCAGTTGGGCGGCGCCCCCGATCGCTTCCCCGAACCCGACCGGGCCGCCGCCCAGGCCAGGCAGGTCGAGTTGCTCCCGTTCTCCTGCCACCACACGCCCGAGCAGGTCTCCGCCTGGCACCACCACTTCCGCACATCGCTCGGACAGGGGCGCTTCGTGTACCCGCGGACAGTGATCGAGACCGGCATCGACGGCGTGCCCGGCGCCTTCCTGTCCATGCTCCGGGGGGACCACCGAGGCAACGTCTCCGTGCGGCTGGCGTGA